The Candidatus Zixiibacteriota bacterium genome contains the following window.
ACAAAGGATTTATTGCCAGAGGATACTCCGAAATGGAGATACATAGAGGAGAAGATTCGGGGAGTTTTGTCGCTCTACAACTATAAAGAAATCAGAACTCCAGTTTTTGAGCAGACCGAGCTTTTCAAAAGGAGCATAGGGGATGATACGGATATCGTGCAGAAGGAGATGTATACTTTTCAGGACCAGGGGAAAAGGAGTCTGACTTTAAGGCCTGAAGGGACTGCCTCCATCGTCCGGGCTTTTATCGAGCACAACCTGGGTGAGAGATCACCTCTGGTAAAGCTTTTCTATTTTGGCCAGATGTTCAGGCAGGAAAGGCCACAAAAGGGAAGGTTAAGGGAGTTCAACCAATACGGGGTGGAAGTTATCGGCTCTTTGGACCCACTGGTTGACGCTGAGGTCATAGAATTGGGAGTGAGGATAAATAAAGCTTTTGGATTAGAAGGTCTCAAGCTTTACCTGAACAGCATCGGGTGTAAAGACTGCCGACCAGCTCACCGGGATGCCTTTAATCAATTCGTCAAGGATAAAATCGATAAGTTCTGCCAGGATTGCCAGTTAAGGCTTTTGCGCAATCCTTTAAGGATTTTCGACTGCAAGAATGAAAAATGTGTCGAAGCTTTGAAGGATGCACCGATGATTCTGGATTATCTTGACGAAAAGTGTAAATACCACTTCAAGAAAGTCAGGGAATACTTGGACCGGATGGGGATTGAATATATACTGGACGGCAGGTTGGTCAGAGGGCTGGACTATTATACCAGGACCACTTTCGAGATAAAATCTGAATCCCTGGGTGCTCAGGATACCTTGATCGGCGGCGG
Protein-coding sequences here:
- the hisS gene encoding histidine--tRNA ligase, translating into MKYTALQGTKDLLPEDTPKWRYIEEKIRGVLSLYNYKEIRTPVFEQTELFKRSIGDDTDIVQKEMYTFQDQGKRSLTLRPEGTASIVRAFIEHNLGERSPLVKLFYFGQMFRQERPQKGRLREFNQYGVEVIGSLDPLVDAEVIELGVRINKAFGLEGLKLYLNSIGCKDCRPAHRDAFNQFVKDKIDKFCQDCQLRLLRNPLRIFDCKNEKCVEALKDAPMILDYLDEKCKYHFKKVREYLDRMGIEYILDGRLVRGLDYYTRTTFEIKSESLGAQDTLIGGGRYDLLVSELGGKETPAIGFAAGIERLFLVLEMQKKFPPEDERLD